From the Macaca thibetana thibetana isolate TM-01 chromosome 12, ASM2454274v1, whole genome shotgun sequence genome, one window contains:
- the HYCC2 gene encoding hyccin 2 isoform X4, protein MWVYLRLTVSRDRQSNGCIEALLLGIYNLEIADKDGNNKVLSFTIPSLSKPSIYHEPSTIGSMALTEGALCQHDLIRVVYSDLHPQRETFTAQNRFEVLSFLMLCYNSAIVYMPASSYQSLCRMGSRVCVSGFPRQHEKHWKELCGRIVLDPEFMVQLLTGVYYAMYNGQWDLGQEVLDDIIYRAQLELFSQPLLVANAMKNSLPFDAPDSTQEGQKVLKVEVTPTVPRISRTAITTASIRRHRWRREDGFDFSNEADSSIPGSPIQHGSTDLGIKRVQEGEVLVRRTPEHGSPEPNSATATTEGAEGVNGGEESVNLNDADEGFSSGASLSSQPIGTKPSSSSQRGSLRKVATGRSAKDKETASAIKSSESPRDSVVRKQYVQQPTDLSVDSVELTPMKKHLSLPAGQVVPKTNSLSLIRTASASSSKSFDYVNGSQASTSIGVGTEGGTNLAANNANRYSTVSLQEDRLGQAGEGKELLSPGAPLTKQSRSPSFNMQLISQV, encoded by the exons GAAATTGctgataaagatgggaacaataaagTTCTGTCTTTCACTATCCCCTCCTTATCCAAGCCTTCAATATACCATGAA CCTTCAACAATTGGATCCATGGCTTTGACAGAAGGGGCATTGTGTCAGCATGATCTCATCAGAGTTGTTTATAGTGATCTTCATCCTCAGAGGGAAACATTCACGGCACAGAACCG GTTTGAAGTCCTGAGTTTTCTCATGCTGTGTTATAATTCTGCTATTGTATATATGCCTGCCTCATCTTATCAATCTCTTTGTCGGATGGGTTCCAG GGTTTGTGTGAGTGGGTTTCCACGGCAACATGAAAAACATTGGAAAGAACTCTGTGGTCGAATAGTATTGGATCCTGAATTTATGGTGCAGCTTCTCACAGGGGTGTATTATGCCAT GTATAATGGACAGTGGGACCTTGGCCAGGAAGTTCTTGATGATATCATTTATAGAGCCCAGCTAGAGCTTTTTTCTCAACCACTATTG GTTGCCAATGCCATGAAAAACTCATTACCATTTGATGCTCCTGATTCTACACAAGAAGGCCAGAAAGTCCTTAAAGTTGAAGTCACTCCAACAGTGCCGAGGATTTCTCGGACTGCAATTACAACAGCTTCAATCCGTCGTCATAGATGGAGAAGAGAAG ATGGCTTTGACTTCTCAAACGAGGCTGACTCGAGTATTCCTGGCTCCCCGATCCAACACGGCTCCACTGACCTAGGGATCAAACGTGTGCAAGAGGGGGAGGTGCTGGTGCGCAGGACCCCTGAGCATGGCTCACCCGAGCCCAACTCAGCAACAGCCACAACAGAGG GTGCTGAGGGTGTAAATGGAGGAGAGGAGTCTGTAAACCTGAATGATGCAGATGAAGGATTTTCATCAGGGGCTTCCCTCAGCAGTCAGCCAATTGGGACCAAACCATCCTCCTCTTCTCAGAGGGGAAGCTTAAGGAAAGTAGCAACTGGGCGTTCAGCCAAGGATAAAGAAACAGCCTCTGCCATCAAATCCAGTGAGAGCCCTCGAGATTCAGTAGTTCGCAAGCAGTATGTACAGCAACCAACTGATCTTAGTGTAGATTCAGTTGAGCTGACACCAATGAAGAAACACCTGAGCCTGCCTGCTGGCCAGGTGGTGCCAAAAACCAATAGCTTAAGTCTAATCCGGACAGCCAGTGCTTCCTCAAGTAAATCATTTGACTATGTAAATGGCAGTCAAGCAAGTACCAGCATTGGGGTTGGCACTGAGGGAGGTACTAATTTAGCAGCTAACAATGCTAATCGATACTCAACTGTCAGTCTGCAGGAAGACCGGCTAGGTCAAGCTGGCGAAGGTAAAGAGCTTCTCAGCCCAGGAGCCCCCTTAACCAAGCAGTCTCGATCCCCAAGTTTCAATATGCAGCTAATATCCCAGGTGTAG